The proteins below come from a single Lasioglossum baleicum chromosome 20, iyLasBale1, whole genome shotgun sequence genomic window:
- the LOC143218632 gene encoding dnaJ homolog subfamily C member 11 isoform X1 encodes MDDNNDQDNPIEDDYYTFLNIPRDATPEEISNAYRRQSRLYHPDKHTDPTLKKEAEVLFNRTKMAYKVLSDPHRRAIYDSVGVRGLETEGWEIVQRTKTPEEIREEYERLAREREERRLQQHTNPKGSIIVNINATDLFNKYDEDYEEGKGVLSCLEVSGMSFTQSIEAPLTLRDTVTMYGQLSTQNGTGTGSINVSTRRLVSSKGWVELDVGAGNGPTVSLKGFRTLTRKLFCDGATILQFTARGIRPGLVGTLAMQLDKHTVGYLTYRAGIQNNMSTMIVRDTARSYTAFTIHLGILQTFASLNYTYKMEEKQLLLRGSLKAGTFGVLLEYGAEKKVSRHSRLSAAVRVGVPTGVTLRIKLRRASQSYTFAMQLSDEILPAPVFYATVVPIVTWTVVKKIIIDPVVKEREEREKEKQKEMNKSRMAEKQKEAKIATELMKATVSRIRAEEESKRGLIIAKALYGRFVYPQRSTSPPEEHLHRDEVIDVTIPLQCLVKNSKLVLHNASKSQLPGFYDPCVGEEKQLLVQYLFRTHTHECIIKDNAPLRIPLPSHKVNTT; translated from the exons ATGGATGACAACAATGATCAAGACAACCCGATCGAGGACGACTACTACACGTTCCTAAATATTCCCAGAGAT GCAACCCCCGAAGAAATTAGCAATGCCTATCGACGGCAAAGCAGACTTTATCACCCGGACAAGCATACAGATCCTACGCTCAAGAAAGAGGCGGAGGTTCTATTTAATCGTACAAAAATGGCGTATAAAG TTTTAAGCGATCCGCATCGAAGAGCTATCTACGATTCCGTGGGTGTTCGAGGGTTGGAAACAGAAGGATGGGAAATTGTACAGCGCACCAAGACCCCGGAAGAGATTAGAGAGGAGTACGAACGTttagcgagagaaagagaagagaggagGCTACAACAGCACACAAATCCTAAAGGCAGCATTATAGTAAACATCAACGCCACGGATCTTTTTAACAAATACGATGAAGATTACGAGGAGGg CAAGGGTGTACTTTCTTGCCTGGAAGTCAGTGGAATGTCGTTTACACAGTCCATCGAAGCGCCTCTAACATTAAGAGATACAGTAACCATGTACGGTCAGCTAAGTACGCAAAATGGGACAGGTACTGGTTCTATAAACGTCTCTACCAGACGATTGGTATCATCGAAAGGGTGGGTAGAATTGGACGTGGGTGCCGGGAACGGACCCACGGTGTCTTTGAAAGGCTTTCGTACATTAACAAGAAAATTATTCTGTGATGGCGCAACCATATTGCAATTTACAGCACGAGGAATTAGACCCGGCCTTGTAGGAA cccTTGCAATGCAACTGGACAAGCACACAGTAGGCTACCTCACGTACAGAGCGGGAATACAAAACAATATGAGCACGATGATCGTGAGGGACACGGCCAGATCTTATACCGCGTTTACGATTCACTTAGGTATTCTACAGACGTTTGCAAGTCTTAATTACACCTATAAAATGGAAGAGAAGCAACTGTTACTACGTGGAAGTCTAAA GGCTGGTACTTTCGGAGTGTTACTGGAATATGGAGCGGAGAAGAAAGTTTCACGACACAGTAGACTCTCGGCAGCGGTGCGGGTCGGCGTGCCGACAGGCGTCACTTTGAGAATAAAATTGAGGCGTGCCTCTCAGTCGTACACCTTCGCGATGCAGCTAAGCGACGAAATACTTCCCGCTCCTGTGTTCTACGCGACCGTGGTGCCCATAGTGACCTGGACCGTTGTGAAAAAGATTATCatcgacccggtggtgaaagaACGGGAGGAACgcgagaaagagaaacagaaggAGATGAACAAGTCGAGGATGGCGGAGAAACAGAAAGAAGCGAAGATCGCTACCGAATTGATGAAAGCCACCGTCAGCAGGATAAGGGCGGAGGAGGAATCGAAGAGGGGACTGATTATCGCCAAAGCTTTATACGGCCGGTTCGTGTATCCCCAACGGAGTACATCCCCACCGGAAGAACATCTGCATAGGGATGAGGTCATAGACGTAACCATCCCGTTGCAATGTTTAGTGAAGAATTCGAAATTGGTCCTTCACAATGCGTCGAAG AGTCAACTGCCTGGGTTTTATGATCCATGCGTCGGAGAAGAAAAGCAATTATTGGTGCAATACCTGTTCCGCACTCATACGCACGAATGCATTATCAAGGACAACGCACCACTCAGAATACCTCTACCAT CACACAAAGTAAACACCACATGA
- the LOC143218632 gene encoding dnaJ homolog subfamily C member 11 isoform X2 yields MAYKVLSDPHRRAIYDSVGVRGLETEGWEIVQRTKTPEEIREEYERLAREREERRLQQHTNPKGSIIVNINATDLFNKYDEDYEEGKGVLSCLEVSGMSFTQSIEAPLTLRDTVTMYGQLSTQNGTGTGSINVSTRRLVSSKGWVELDVGAGNGPTVSLKGFRTLTRKLFCDGATILQFTARGIRPGLVGTLAMQLDKHTVGYLTYRAGIQNNMSTMIVRDTARSYTAFTIHLGILQTFASLNYTYKMEEKQLLLRGSLKAGTFGVLLEYGAEKKVSRHSRLSAAVRVGVPTGVTLRIKLRRASQSYTFAMQLSDEILPAPVFYATVVPIVTWTVVKKIIIDPVVKEREEREKEKQKEMNKSRMAEKQKEAKIATELMKATVSRIRAEEESKRGLIIAKALYGRFVYPQRSTSPPEEHLHRDEVIDVTIPLQCLVKNSKLVLHNASKSQLPGFYDPCVGEEKQLLVQYLFRTHTHECIIKDNAPLRIPLPSHKVNTT; encoded by the exons ATGGCGTATAAAG TTTTAAGCGATCCGCATCGAAGAGCTATCTACGATTCCGTGGGTGTTCGAGGGTTGGAAACAGAAGGATGGGAAATTGTACAGCGCACCAAGACCCCGGAAGAGATTAGAGAGGAGTACGAACGTttagcgagagaaagagaagagaggagGCTACAACAGCACACAAATCCTAAAGGCAGCATTATAGTAAACATCAACGCCACGGATCTTTTTAACAAATACGATGAAGATTACGAGGAGGg CAAGGGTGTACTTTCTTGCCTGGAAGTCAGTGGAATGTCGTTTACACAGTCCATCGAAGCGCCTCTAACATTAAGAGATACAGTAACCATGTACGGTCAGCTAAGTACGCAAAATGGGACAGGTACTGGTTCTATAAACGTCTCTACCAGACGATTGGTATCATCGAAAGGGTGGGTAGAATTGGACGTGGGTGCCGGGAACGGACCCACGGTGTCTTTGAAAGGCTTTCGTACATTAACAAGAAAATTATTCTGTGATGGCGCAACCATATTGCAATTTACAGCACGAGGAATTAGACCCGGCCTTGTAGGAA cccTTGCAATGCAACTGGACAAGCACACAGTAGGCTACCTCACGTACAGAGCGGGAATACAAAACAATATGAGCACGATGATCGTGAGGGACACGGCCAGATCTTATACCGCGTTTACGATTCACTTAGGTATTCTACAGACGTTTGCAAGTCTTAATTACACCTATAAAATGGAAGAGAAGCAACTGTTACTACGTGGAAGTCTAAA GGCTGGTACTTTCGGAGTGTTACTGGAATATGGAGCGGAGAAGAAAGTTTCACGACACAGTAGACTCTCGGCAGCGGTGCGGGTCGGCGTGCCGACAGGCGTCACTTTGAGAATAAAATTGAGGCGTGCCTCTCAGTCGTACACCTTCGCGATGCAGCTAAGCGACGAAATACTTCCCGCTCCTGTGTTCTACGCGACCGTGGTGCCCATAGTGACCTGGACCGTTGTGAAAAAGATTATCatcgacccggtggtgaaagaACGGGAGGAACgcgagaaagagaaacagaaggAGATGAACAAGTCGAGGATGGCGGAGAAACAGAAAGAAGCGAAGATCGCTACCGAATTGATGAAAGCCACCGTCAGCAGGATAAGGGCGGAGGAGGAATCGAAGAGGGGACTGATTATCGCCAAAGCTTTATACGGCCGGTTCGTGTATCCCCAACGGAGTACATCCCCACCGGAAGAACATCTGCATAGGGATGAGGTCATAGACGTAACCATCCCGTTGCAATGTTTAGTGAAGAATTCGAAATTGGTCCTTCACAATGCGTCGAAG AGTCAACTGCCTGGGTTTTATGATCCATGCGTCGGAGAAGAAAAGCAATTATTGGTGCAATACCTGTTCCGCACTCATACGCACGAATGCATTATCAAGGACAACGCACCACTCAGAATACCTCTACCAT CACACAAAGTAAACACCACATGA
- the LOC143218654 gene encoding uncharacterized protein C1orf50 homolog, translating to MDYSNNSHSKGLHFYTEECNVVQQDKQSKQQDTIPRIAKSLLAQSQQEIVLLSRKLGLLNIELTNLLAKWANTTDMDQVACNFVKRPGHVYHLYYKRDHRYFSMLSPEEWGSSGPAQIYIGSYKLESNYFWTCVRNNVSILS from the exons ATGGACTATTCTAACAATTCGCACTCTAAAGGCCTTCATTTCTATACCG AAGAATGCAACGTTGTGCAACAAGACAAACAATCAAAACAACAAGATACAATTCCACGGATAGCCAAGTCTCTTCTAGCCCAGTCTCAACAAGAAATAGTTTTGTTGTCCAGGAAATTAGGATTACTAAATATTGAACTGACAAATCTTCTTGCGAAATGGGCAAACACGACAGACATGGATCAAGTTGCTTGTAATTTTGTAAAACGGCCTGGACACGTTTATCATCTCTATTACAAACGGGACCACAGATATTTCTCTATGCTTAGCCCAGAA GAGTGGGGCTCTTCAGGACCTGCCCAGATTTACATTGGTTCGTACAAATTAGAATCAAACTATTTCTGGACGTGTGTACGAAATAatgtttcaattttatcttaa
- the Cdm gene encoding importin-13-like protein cdm — MDYTTVVDQAVKQFYADGNNDVHLWLLQIQTSKHAWTFVWELLQPSKSWEVQFFAATTLHTKISRHWDEVPEDEYSVLRERLLNCIKQPNIPKFILSKLCQALAAYLANVSGMENKEHNKNVVVELMDMLPSDSLPMLELLLLTLSLLPVEFGRKYEAKRSKLHENLVNGWYKTTWFLQQVFSMCNPNTPGSDLALHLLAMECALFWLKVGSQLPLEATGQIYHHLLVAAAYYAPSRDNAEEDNSKGWEVVHECLNTIVNHCGLLNRPQTMWDWAHSLVSMARQYNGKYFCEILTAIGEPHSRSFLRALVEDGNEMQRSTSEGLIELLLQCSEQEGRYPTDETRSCIPFGFWFSLQDDIGTLDQPYENRALLVLRPVYARLAHALLRKSTLPLCPSEAGDANERELFRCYRQDVADTLDYCYRVLGEDLLILLGERLSRTLDGTLRWAEVESTLHAFEALADSVDIQESHYIPALMDLVICHIPYDLYPGEVLACVCTALGRYAEWIGMHPQPWLERVLHIITMGLTRGSLTAPLASMALKDLVRECEKQLTPFAPSILNIIERTLPTVTPGCPEGLRLMSAAGKLLNTLSTVEEKLAHLDATLGLCIIKIKQLLEQPLFVARSAVTSQLKMATMFFSALEGSIGKSVLDGLLPIFNQIIGHPEWSQDNATLQEMYTCAQKSLLSLLHPEVDTQPLLPILTTSYKNWPHPAALDLLRQLVLLLGRDPENVIGRVFAELSSVTLSGVRACRSVPGNLSDWAELMEAYLRLLAQTCKKNPTMLLQVPDQIPEMLQCGMDCLMLPENETVKAAGCFLSHAIMQSTQLESFIQPVGQELVFVVMQCVGGKVPRNSLDPHAEVLVALNKEHVKWMGSWLRDAIEKLSGQFLVPQVQKNAFVCQVVKERKKQQMSEILKEFSLQNLAMKKNTGCIDQSNTNRS; from the exons ATGGATTATACAACCGTGGTCGATCAGGCCGTGAAACAGTTCTATGCGGACGGTAACAACGATGTACACCTGTGGCTCCTACAGATACAAACATCTAAACACGCTTGGACCTTTGTTTGGGAGCTCCTGCAGCCTTCCAAG TCATGGGAGGTACAATTCTTTGCAGCCACTACGCTGCACACCAAGATTTCCAGACATTGGGACGAAGTGCCTGAGGACGAGTATTCTGTGCTGCGGGAACGTTTGCTCAATTGTATAAAGCAACCCAATATACCAAAGTTCATTCTATCCAAGCTTTGTCAGGCG TTAGCTGCATACTTAGCGAACGTTAGTGGTATGGAGAACAAGGAgcataataaaaatgttgtggTCGAGCTCATGGACATGTTGCCCTCCGATTCCCTTCCTATGTTGGAATTGTTATTGCTTACGCTTTCTCTGTTACCCGTAGAG TTTGGAAGGAAGTACGAAGCGAAACGATCCAAATTGCATGAAAATTTAGTGAACGGATGGTACAAAACGACCTGGTTCCTGCAGCAAGTGTTCTCCATGTGCAATCCAAATACTCCGGGCAGCGACTTGGCGTTACACCTGTTGGCGATGGAATGCGCGTTATTCTGGTTGAAAGTGGGGAGCCAACTACCCCTGGAAGCAACGGGACAAATATACCATCATTTGTTAGTCGCTGCCGCTTATTACGCGCCGAGCAG GGATAACGCGGAAGAGGACAACAGCAAAGGTTGGGAGGTGGTTCACGAATGCTTGAACACGATCGTGAACCATTGCGGGCTCCTAAATAGACCGCAAACCATGTGGGACTGGGCTCACAGTTTGGTGTCCATGGCGAGACAATACAACGGAAAGTACTTCTGTGAGATTCTAACTGCTATAGGGGAACCGCACAGCAGATCTTTTTTACGCGCCTTAGTTGAAGATGGAAACGAAATGCAGAGATCAACGTCGGAGGGATTGATCGAGTTGCTGCTACAGTGTTCAGAACAAGAGGGTCGCTACCCCACCGACGAGACGCGTAGTTGTATACCATTTGGTTTCTGGTTCTCGTTGCAAGATGATATCGGTACCCTCGACCAACCGTACGAGAACCGTGCGTTGCTAGTCCTAAGACCAGTTTACGCGAGACTGGCACATGCATTGTTGCGAAAATCCACGCTCCCCTTGTGTCCCAGCGAAGCCGGAGACGCGAACGAACGAGAACTTTTCAGATGCTACAGACAAGACGTTGCGGACACTCTGGATTACTGCTACAGGGTACTAGGAGAAGACTTACTGATACTCCTCGGAGAGAGATTGAGTAGAACGTTGGACGGAACGCTACGATGGGCGGAAGTCGAGTCAACGTTGCACGCCTTCGAAGCATTGGCCGACAGCGTCGACATACAAGAATCGCATTACATTCCTGCTCTGATGGATTTAGTCATATGTCATATTCCATACGACCTCTATCCCGGAGAG GTACTGGCCTGTGTTTGTACGGCGCTGGGCAGGTATGCTGAGTGGATCGGCATGCACCCGCAACCCTGGCTCGAGAGAGTTTTGCACATTATAACGATGGGTTTGACCAGGGGCTCATTGACCGCGCCTCTCGCCAGCATGGCTCTGAAGGACCTGGTGAGGGAGTGCGAAAAACAACTGACGCCTTTCGCACCGTCTATTCTGAACATCATCGAACGAACTCTACCGACCGTGACTCCCGGATGCCCGGAGGGCTTGCGTTTGATGTCAGCGGCCGGCAAACTATTGAACACTTTGTCCACGGTCGAGGAAAAGTTAGCCCACCTGGACGCCACGTTAGGTCTATGCATAATAAAGATCAAACAGTTATTGGAACAACCGTTGTTTGTAGCCCGCTCCGCGGTGACCAGTCAACTCAAGATGGCCACGATGTTCTTCTCCGCGCTGGAAGGCTCCATCGGGAAGTCCGTATTGGACGGGCTTCTGCCGATCTTCAATCAGATTATCGGCCATCCCGAGTGGAGCCAGGACAATGCCACACTCCAGGAGATGTACACATGCGCGCAGAAGTCTTTGTTGTCGTTATTACACCCGGAGGTCGACACGCAACCCCTTCTACCGATTTTAACCACATCCTACAAAAACTGGCCTCACCCTGCCGCGTTGGATCTTCTTCGACAGCTAGTGCTCTTGCTCGGCCGAGACCCTGAGAACGTGATAGGTCGCGTTTTCGCGGAATTGAGCTCCGTCACTCTAAGCGGTGTCAGAGCCTGCCGATCCGTACCCGGTAATTTGTCCGACTGGGCGGAACTGATGGAAGCATACCTCAGATTACTGGCGCAGACTTGTAAGAAGAATCCAACAATGTTGCTGCAGGTCCCGGATCAGATACCGGAAATGTTACAGTGCG GAATGGACTGTCTAATGTTACCGGAAAACGAGACGGTCAAGGCAGCTGGATGCTTCTTAAGTCACGCCATTATGCAAAGCACGCAACTGGAGAGCTTTATTCAACCGGTTGGGCAGGAACTTGTTTTTGTAGTGATGCAGTGTGTGG GTGGGAAAGTACCACGGAATAGTCTAGACCCACATGCGGAAGTCTTGGTGGCGTTGAACAAGGAGCACGTGAAGTGGATGGGCAGTTGGCTTCGAGATGCGATTGAGAAACTCTCGGGACAGTTTTTAGTCCCTCAAGTACAAAAGAATGCATTCGTATGCCAGGTTGtcaaagagagaaagaagcaACAGATGAGTGAGATACTGAAGGAGTTCAGTCTGCAgaatttggcaatgaaaaagAATACCGGTTGTATCGATCAGTCGAATACTAACCGGTCATGA